In Neochlamydia sp. AcF84, the following proteins share a genomic window:
- a CDS encoding IS1634 family transposase → METYESLLEQGESCIRLLQGYSRDHRPDLNQAVLQLITSNEGNIPLQAADGNSSNKTAFTRVVAEHLKSFRQAVENRYIVGDSAFYTPATLQAFKREQRLFVTPVPMQIKEAKELIFEVLYDKTVEMAEGYRAFKSISCYAGVEQR, encoded by the coding sequence ATGGAAACTTATGAGAGCCTATTAGAACAAGGAGAATCGTGCATTCGTCTATTACAAGGCTACAGTCGCGATCACAGGCCTGATTTAAACCAAGCTGTCTTGCAACTCATCACTTCCAATGAAGGCAATATCCCTTTGCAAGCGGCCGATGGCAATAGCAGCAATAAAACCGCCTTTACGCGAGTTGTGGCCGAACATCTTAAAAGCTTTCGGCAAGCCGTAGAGAATCGTTATATAGTAGGAGACAGTGCTTTTTATACGCCAGCTACCTTACAAGCCTTTAAAAGAGAACAACGCTTATTTGTAACTCCTGTTCCCATGCAGATCAAAGAGGCCAAAGAACTCATATTTGAAGTGCTTTACGACAAGACGGTAGAGATGGCAGAAGGGTATCGAGCTTTTAAGAGCATTTCTTGCTATGCAGGCGTTGAACAAAGATAG
- a CDS encoding iron chelate uptake ABC transporter family permease subunit: MLFANSPYYYFTDAVLRAPTLGSMLMCLGASLVGVLVFLRKESLLGESLSHAAYPGVMIGVILAGMLHLDEDQEMVVAGLIMIAAGLTALAGLWAIHWLEKSLRVRSDSALCFILAAFFGIGLTLASQVQFSFSTLYRQAQVYLYGQAATMTDIHIFVYGTLASLITLTLILLYKEIQTILFNKDYAKSLGINVSGIEAIIFFLIVLAVVIGIRSVGVVLMSAMLISPAAAARQYTNRLPIMLVLAACFGLISGYLGNYLSIEVSNSLASLYPSARLALPTGPMIVLVSSFICLLSLLLAPERGVLLRVVRIAKFRHRCMCENLLKAIWRIQGGHPVSFEQIAKYQSASKLYLRFVLWRLVRNGWMVNAGKKAYQLTKEGNVWAAKIVRLHRLWEVYLVDYLGIGAEKVHLNAEEMEHVITPELEDKLIILLNDPKRDPHHQLIPAQINL, translated from the coding sequence ATGTTATTTGCTAACTCGCCCTATTATTATTTTACCGACGCTGTTCTGAGAGCTCCTACACTTGGTTCGATGCTAATGTGCTTAGGAGCTTCTCTAGTGGGTGTATTAGTCTTTTTACGTAAAGAGTCTTTACTAGGGGAGAGTCTTTCTCATGCAGCCTATCCAGGTGTGATGATAGGTGTTATTTTGGCAGGAATGCTCCACCTAGACGAAGATCAAGAGATGGTGGTGGCCGGCCTGATTATGATAGCTGCTGGACTGACAGCTTTAGCAGGCCTGTGGGCTATCCACTGGCTAGAAAAATCTCTTAGGGTTCGTAGCGATTCAGCATTATGTTTTATTTTAGCGGCTTTTTTTGGGATAGGCCTAACGCTGGCTAGCCAAGTTCAATTTTCTTTTTCAACTCTTTATCGACAGGCGCAAGTTTATCTGTACGGCCAAGCTGCTACCATGACAGATATTCATATATTCGTTTATGGGACTTTGGCCTCGTTGATTACTTTAACCCTTATTTTGCTTTATAAAGAAATACAAACTATTTTATTTAATAAAGATTATGCCAAAAGCCTAGGAATAAACGTTTCAGGAATCGAGGCTATTATTTTTTTCTTGATCGTCTTAGCCGTGGTAATTGGCATTCGTTCAGTAGGCGTAGTATTAATGTCTGCTATGTTGATTAGCCCTGCAGCGGCAGCTCGGCAATACACAAACAGGCTTCCAATAATGTTAGTCTTGGCAGCCTGTTTTGGGTTGATTAGTGGGTATTTGGGCAATTATCTTTCTATAGAAGTTTCTAACTCTTTAGCTTCTCTTTATCCTTCAGCTCGGCTAGCGCTTCCTACAGGTCCCATGATTGTTTTAGTCTCCTCTTTTATTTGCTTGCTTTCCCTCTTACTAGCTCCCGAGCGAGGCGTACTTTTACGGGTGGTACGCATTGCCAAATTTCGCCACCGCTGCATGTGTGAAAATCTTCTTAAAGCTATTTGGCGTATCCAAGGAGGACATCCAGTATCTTTTGAGCAAATTGCTAAGTATCAAAGTGCTTCCAAGTTATATCTGCGTTTTGTTCTCTGGCGGCTTGTGCGTAATGGCTGGATGGTAAACGCTGGCAAGAAAGCTTATCAACTAACCAAAGAAGGAAATGTTTGGGCAGCTAAAATTGTTCGCTTGCATCGTCTTTGGGAGGTTTATCTGGTAGACTATCTGGGAATTGGGGCAGAAAAAGTACACTTGAATGCTGAAGAGATGGAGCATGTTATCACTCCGGAGCTGGAAGATAAATTAATAATATTATTAAATGACCCCAAACGCGACCCTCACCATCAACTGATTCCCGCCCAAATTAACTTATGA
- a CDS encoding metal ABC transporter permease, whose product MNSINTTYFNPYTNQNFFGFFLQLFIRLYSFIAGKISLSEMVADEIQMVVLIGVAISAALVGTFLVLRKMTMLANSLSHTILLGIVSAFVLSQNSLLENETHYSSIDIKFMLLASLAVGLLTALLTDCLTKVARLQEDASMGIVFTSLFALGIVLVTLLTRNAHVGIEVVMGNVDALQWEDCKFVWVIVFLNVLSISLFIKEFKITTFDPYLSKALGISTIFFNYLLMVQVAATTMGAFRAVGVLMVLAFITGPVLTARLITHNLKMLLLLAAALGSLASVIGVALARHILTVYNIPLSTSGLVVCTITALFGFTLIVKTIKVKLLKPRDLVLPIF is encoded by the coding sequence ATGAATAGTATAAACACTACCTATTTCAACCCCTATACCAATCAGAACTTCTTTGGCTTTTTTCTGCAGCTGTTTATACGTCTATACAGTTTCATTGCCGGTAAAATTTCATTAAGTGAAATGGTTGCGGATGAAATTCAAATGGTTGTTTTAATAGGCGTGGCTATTTCAGCAGCTTTAGTAGGAACTTTTCTGGTCTTGCGTAAAATGACAATGCTAGCCAATTCTTTATCGCATACAATCTTATTAGGAATTGTAAGTGCTTTTGTATTGTCGCAAAACAGTTTATTGGAAAATGAGACTCATTATTCTTCTATTGATATTAAATTTATGCTTTTAGCTTCATTGGCTGTAGGCTTGCTGACTGCCTTATTAACTGACTGCTTGACTAAAGTTGCCCGCCTACAAGAAGACGCTAGCATGGGCATTGTATTTACCAGCTTATTTGCCTTAGGAATCGTGCTAGTTACCTTGTTGACACGTAATGCCCATGTAGGCATAGAAGTCGTCATGGGAAATGTAGATGCTCTTCAATGGGAAGATTGTAAATTTGTATGGGTTATTGTATTTTTAAATGTTCTTTCTATCAGCTTGTTTATTAAAGAATTTAAAATTACTACCTTTGATCCCTATCTATCCAAAGCTTTAGGAATATCGACGATCTTCTTTAATTATTTACTCATGGTTCAAGTGGCAGCTACTACGATGGGAGCTTTTAGAGCGGTGGGGGTTTTAATGGTATTGGCTTTTATTACGGGGCCTGTCTTAACAGCTAGGCTTATCACTCACAATCTTAAAATGTTGTTGTTATTAGCTGCTGCTTTAGGAAGCCTTGCCTCAGTTATAGGTGTAGCCCTGGCACGCCATATTTTAACTGTTTACAATATACCTCTTTCTACTTCAGGTTTAGTGGTTTGCACTATTACTGCCTTGTTTGGCTTTACTTTGATTGTTAAAACAATCAAGGTAAAGCTGCTTAAGCCGAGAGATCTAGTCCTTCCTATTTTTTAA
- a CDS encoding leucine-rich repeat domain-containing protein, whose amino-acid sequence MQLGLLGLDNNQLTTLPAEIGQLCQLKSLFLESNPLTSLPAEIGQLSLLQNLNLSNNKLTTLPAEIDHLLNELNLELNRSR is encoded by the coding sequence TTGCAGCTGGGATTGCTTGGCTTAGATAACAACCAGCTTACCACTCTTCCGGCAGAGATAGGGCAACTATGCCAGCTGAAAAGCCTTTTCTTAGAAAGCAACCCGCTCACCTCTCTGCCGGCAGAAATAGGGCAGCTATCTCTGCTACAAAATCTTAATTTAAGCAATAACAAACTTACCACTCTTCCGGCAGAAATAGATCATCTGCTAAACGAGTTAAATCTAGAGCTAAATAGAAGCCGGTAG
- a CDS encoding DUF4277 domain-containing protein, with the protein MILNGWGFVSRTLYMYSEYFEDKPIDHLLGMPVILEQIDDNVLGRTLDKLFEMGMTELFTKIALHTIKVLGIQVKSLHLDATSFHVDGNL; encoded by the coding sequence ATGATCTTAAACGGATGGGGATTTGTAAGTCGGACGCTTTACATGTATTCTGAGTACTTTGAAGACAAACCCATCGATCATTTGCTAGGTATGCCAGTCATTCTCGAGCAGATTGATGATAATGTTTTAGGCAGAACACTGGATAAGCTATTTGAAATGGGCATGACTGAGCTTTTTACTAAGATAGCCCTGCATACAATCAAAGTGCTGGGTATCCAAGTAAAAAGTTTACATTTAGATGCGACAAGTTTTCATGTAGATGGAAACTTATGA